A genomic segment from Dietzia psychralcaliphila encodes:
- the dapA gene encoding 4-hydroxy-tetrahydrodipicolinate synthase: MTHVTTGGPTSADGRPAFTEPGRPAPFGTVLTAMVTPFGSDGYVDLKAVACVAEHLVDSGCDGLVVSGTTGESPTTTDAEKIAILEAVLAAVGDRATVVAGVGTYDTAHSVHLARQAASVGAHGMLVVTPYYSKPTQAGLDAHFRAIADATDRPVMLYDIPPRSVVPIQADTLIGLSSHPNIVAVKDAKGDFHDAVTVMSHCDLVYYSGDDQLNLPWLAVGASGFVSVIGHVAASRLVELRRAFLAGDIDTARQINLGLLPLFDAQRALGGVSMSKAALELLGIPAGVPRLPQLPPTTEQRDALASLLHRAGVIR; this comes from the coding sequence ATGACACACGTGACCACTGGGGGCCCGACGTCGGCGGACGGTCGGCCGGCCTTCACCGAACCCGGACGCCCCGCGCCGTTCGGCACGGTGCTCACGGCGATGGTCACCCCGTTCGGGTCCGACGGTTACGTCGACCTGAAGGCCGTCGCATGTGTTGCGGAACACCTCGTGGATTCGGGGTGCGACGGTCTCGTCGTGTCCGGGACCACGGGCGAGTCGCCCACCACCACGGACGCGGAGAAGATCGCGATCCTGGAGGCCGTTCTGGCCGCGGTGGGGGACAGGGCCACGGTGGTGGCCGGAGTGGGGACCTACGACACCGCACATTCCGTGCACCTCGCACGCCAGGCGGCGTCTGTCGGCGCGCACGGGATGCTCGTGGTGACGCCGTATTATTCCAAGCCCACCCAGGCCGGACTCGACGCCCATTTCCGGGCGATCGCCGACGCCACGGACCGACCGGTGATGCTCTACGACATCCCGCCGCGCTCCGTGGTCCCGATCCAGGCGGACACGCTCATCGGACTGTCGTCACACCCGAACATCGTTGCCGTCAAGGACGCCAAGGGTGACTTCCACGACGCGGTCACCGTGATGTCCCACTGCGACCTCGTCTACTACTCGGGCGACGACCAGCTCAACCTCCCGTGGCTGGCTGTGGGAGCCAGCGGGTTCGTCAGCGTGATCGGCCATGTGGCCGCCTCGCGCCTGGTCGAACTCCGCCGCGCCTTCCTCGCCGGCGATATCGACACGGCACGGCAGATCAACCTCGGACTCCTCCCGCTCTTCGACGCCCAACGGGCGCTCGGCGGCGTGTCGATGTCCAAAGCAGCACTTGAACTTCTCGGGATCCCGGCCGGAGTGCCGCGACTCCCGCAGTTACCACCGACCACCGAGCAGCGGGACGCACTGGCGTCGCTGTTGCACAGAGCAGGAGTCATCAGATGA
- the thyX gene encoding FAD-dependent thymidylate synthase gives MSELVRRQVRMVAHTAFTPPEEIGWETDAHGGSALAEFAGRACYQSWDKPNPRTASNAGYLRHILEVGHLSVFEHASVTFYITGISRSCTHELIRHRHFSYSQLSQRFVPEHDSKVVPPPAIADDPELVEIFRRATDASREAYAEMLSKLEERFADVPNPMLRHKQARQAARSVLPNATETRIVVTGNYRSWRHFIGMRATEHADTEIRGLAIDVLRQLREAAPAVFSDFEITALEDGSEIAVSPYVLEG, from the coding sequence ATGTCCGAGCTCGTCCGGAGGCAGGTCCGCATGGTCGCGCACACCGCGTTCACCCCACCCGAGGAGATCGGGTGGGAGACCGATGCGCACGGCGGATCCGCCCTGGCCGAATTCGCCGGCCGGGCCTGCTACCAGAGTTGGGACAAGCCCAACCCGCGCACCGCGTCCAACGCCGGGTACCTGAGGCACATTCTCGAGGTGGGGCACCTCTCGGTGTTCGAGCACGCCAGCGTGACGTTCTACATCACCGGCATCTCCCGTTCGTGCACCCACGAGCTCATCAGGCACCGACATTTCTCCTACAGTCAGCTCTCGCAGCGGTTCGTGCCCGAACACGACTCCAAGGTGGTGCCCCCGCCCGCGATCGCCGACGACCCGGAACTGGTGGAGATCTTCCGGCGCGCCACCGATGCGTCCCGGGAGGCCTACGCGGAGATGCTCTCCAAACTCGAGGAGCGGTTCGCCGACGTCCCCAACCCGATGCTGCGTCACAAGCAGGCCCGGCAGGCCGCGCGTTCGGTCCTGCCCAACGCCACCGAGACCCGCATCGTGGTGACGGGAAACTACAGGTCATGGCGCCACTTCATCGGGATGCGCGCGACCGAACACGCGGACACCGAGATCCGAGGACTGGCGATCGACGTCCTGCGCCAGTTGCGGGAGGCGGCGCCGGCCGTGTTCTCCGACTTCGAGATCACCGCACTGGAGGACGGTTCCGAGATCGCCGTGAGTCCCTACGTCCTCGAGGGATGA
- a CDS encoding flavodoxin family protein — protein MSTVLLVHHAPSPRLRRILEALESGLAHPDLEGIEVESVPALATTDDHVLRAGGYVLLTPANFGYMSGALKHFFDRTYYTCEGAVAGRPYALCVHGDNDTSGAVTSVERITTGWDLRQVAPALQLTGEPDREDLDHAAEVAATVAAHLLG, from the coding sequence ATGAGCACCGTTCTCCTGGTCCACCACGCACCGTCACCCCGACTCCGCCGCATACTCGAGGCGCTGGAGAGCGGTCTCGCGCATCCCGACCTGGAGGGGATCGAGGTGGAATCGGTTCCGGCTCTGGCCACGACCGACGACCACGTGCTCCGGGCTGGCGGTTACGTCCTGCTCACCCCGGCCAACTTCGGGTACATGTCCGGTGCGCTCAAGCACTTCTTCGACCGCACCTACTACACCTGCGAGGGCGCGGTGGCCGGTCGGCCCTACGCACTCTGTGTGCACGGGGACAACGACACCTCGGGGGCCGTCACCTCGGTCGAGCGGATCACCACCGGGTGGGACCTGCGGCAGGTAGCCCCGGCTCTACAGCTCACCGGCGAGCCCGACCGTGAGGACCTCGACCACGCGGCCGAGGTCGCCGCGACCGTTGCCGCACATCTTCTCGGCTGA
- the dapB gene encoding 4-hydroxy-tetrahydrodipicolinate reductase translates to MTMTKVGVLGARGKVGAAICEAVRAAEDMDLVAEVDQGDPLQMLTDRGAEVVVDFTHPDVVMSNLEFCVSHGIHAVVGTTGFTEERLGTLRGWLESSPGTGVLVAPNFAIGAILMMRFAVQAARYFPSAEIVELHHPNKADAPSGTAHRTAEMMGAARAEAGLGPSPDATSTELEGARGAEVDGIRVHSVRVTGLVAHQEVLLGSQGETLTIRHDSLDRTSFAPGVLLGVRAIAGAPGLTVGLDSFMDL, encoded by the coding sequence ATGACGATGACGAAGGTCGGAGTGCTCGGTGCACGCGGCAAGGTGGGCGCGGCGATCTGCGAGGCGGTCCGCGCGGCGGAGGACATGGACCTCGTCGCCGAGGTGGACCAGGGGGATCCGCTGCAGATGCTCACCGACCGCGGCGCCGAGGTGGTCGTGGACTTCACCCATCCCGACGTGGTGATGAGCAACCTCGAGTTCTGCGTCTCCCACGGCATCCACGCGGTCGTCGGCACCACCGGGTTCACCGAGGAGCGACTCGGGACCCTGCGAGGGTGGCTCGAGTCAAGTCCTGGGACCGGGGTGCTGGTCGCGCCCAACTTCGCGATCGGAGCGATCCTCATGATGCGCTTCGCCGTTCAGGCCGCCAGGTATTTCCCGTCCGCGGAGATCGTGGAACTCCACCACCCGAACAAGGCCGATGCGCCCTCGGGCACGGCCCACCGCACCGCCGAGATGATGGGCGCCGCACGCGCCGAGGCCGGACTCGGGCCGTCCCCTGACGCCACGTCGACCGAGTTGGAGGGTGCACGAGGAGCCGAGGTCGACGGCATCAGGGTCCACTCGGTCCGCGTGACCGGCCTCGTCGCCCACCAGGAGGTGCTCCTGGGATCACAGGGGGAGACCCTGACCATCAGACACGATTCGCTCGACCGCACCTCGTTCGCCCCGGGTGTGCTCCTGGGTGTGCGCGCGATCGCCGGAGCTCCCGGACTCACCGTGGGACTCGACTCCTTCATGGATCTGTAG
- a CDS encoding M16 family metallopeptidase gives MSSTIRVDRSIPGLRVVTENLPWCHTAAVGVWIAAGSADEAPDEHGAAHFLEHVLFKRTATASGRELSERIDLLGGDLNAYTGREHTCYHVHVPAEGLATAVDVLVDVVANGSCAPEDVEIERDVVLDELAGRADDPEDLACELATGAVLGDDPLARPIIGTEESVEALDAETLRSFHRRVLRAGDVVVAAAGRIDHEDLVRRIADGPLAAVVAAGPGDAGEGVHTSASTSVQTDDRADWAPSSVLVGEDDDSEQVLLALARRTPARDHRDRAAAQVATAVLGGGLSSRLFQRVREELGLAYTVYASMDQFRATGLVSVVAGSPVGRVDALSGALAEVVAGMVHDPPAGDEVDRAIGHLTGSIRLGLDDPLSRMTRIGRHLLDRDTVVTVEESLLRLRRVTRDDVAEYWTGETAPWCLAAVGPGMPDAGGAAGLLAGVGG, from the coding sequence GTGAGTTCGACGATCAGGGTGGACAGGTCGATCCCCGGGCTCCGGGTGGTGACGGAGAACCTCCCGTGGTGCCACACCGCGGCGGTCGGGGTGTGGATCGCGGCGGGTTCCGCCGACGAGGCCCCCGACGAGCACGGTGCAGCGCACTTCCTCGAGCACGTCCTGTTCAAGCGGACCGCCACGGCGTCGGGGCGGGAACTCTCCGAGCGGATCGACCTCCTCGGGGGCGACCTCAACGCCTACACGGGTCGGGAGCACACCTGCTACCACGTGCACGTCCCGGCGGAGGGTCTGGCGACGGCGGTGGACGTGCTCGTCGACGTGGTGGCCAACGGGTCCTGCGCTCCGGAGGACGTGGAGATCGAACGGGATGTGGTGCTCGACGAGCTCGCGGGCCGCGCCGACGACCCCGAGGACCTCGCCTGCGAACTCGCCACGGGGGCCGTACTCGGTGATGACCCGTTGGCCCGCCCGATCATCGGTACCGAGGAGTCGGTGGAGGCCCTGGACGCCGAGACGCTGCGGTCCTTCCACCGGAGAGTTCTCCGTGCGGGGGACGTGGTGGTGGCCGCGGCCGGACGCATCGACCACGAGGACCTGGTCAGGCGTATCGCCGACGGACCGTTGGCCGCCGTGGTCGCCGCGGGACCCGGTGATGCGGGGGAAGGAGTCCACACCTCCGCATCCACCTCCGTTCAGACCGACGACCGCGCGGACTGGGCTCCGTCGTCGGTGCTCGTGGGGGAGGACGACGACTCCGAGCAGGTGCTGTTGGCGCTGGCTCGGAGAACCCCGGCCCGCGATCATCGGGACCGCGCCGCCGCACAGGTCGCGACCGCGGTCCTCGGTGGTGGCCTGAGTTCCCGGTTATTCCAGCGGGTCCGCGAGGAACTCGGGCTGGCCTATACCGTCTACGCGTCGATGGACCAGTTCCGGGCGACCGGACTGGTCTCGGTCGTCGCCGGCAGTCCGGTCGGACGAGTCGACGCCCTGAGTGGTGCGCTCGCCGAGGTGGTGGCGGGGATGGTCCACGATCCCCCTGCCGGCGACGAGGTCGACCGCGCGATCGGACACCTCACCGGGTCGATCAGGCTCGGACTGGATGATCCGCTGTCGCGGATGACGCGGATCGGCCGCCACCTGTTGGACCGCGACACGGTCGTGACCGTCGAGGAGTCCCTCCTCCGACTCCGGAGGGTCACCCGCGACGACGTCGCAGAGTACTGGACCGGCGAGACCGCTCCCTGGTGTCTGGCGGCCGTGGGGCCCGGCATGCCCGACGCGGGGGGCGCGGCTGGTCTGCTGGCCGGCGTGGGCGGATAG
- a CDS encoding polyribonucleotide nucleotidyltransferase — MPEIKAVEVEDGVFETVATIDNGDFGRREVRFETGRLAKQAAGAVVAYLDDDTMMLSATTAGKHPKEHFDFFPLTVDVEERMYAAGRIPGSFFRREGRPSTDAILTCRLIDRPLRPTFADGVRNEVQVVVTIMSLDPKDLYDVVAINAASASTQLSGLPFSGPVGGVRIALIPTAARPEGQWVAFPTVEQLSEAVFDMVVAGRVTGSGDTADVAIMMVEAEATDNVIEKIAGGAQAPTEDVVAQGLEAAKPFISELCAAQQALATAAPSEAREFTLFPPYQEDAFTAVSEVAEKKLGEIMSIADKQERDGATDQLKAEVLDSLSERFEGRVGELGAAFKSLTKKIVRQRILTDHFRIDGRGIRDIRALSAEVEVIPRAHGSALFERGETQILGVTTLDMVKMAQQIDSLGPETSKRYMHHYNFPPYSTGETGRVGSPKRREIGHGALAERALMPVLPSVEEFPYAIRQVSEALSSNGSTSMGSVCASTLSLLNAGVPLRAPVAGIAMGLVSDEIKNEAGESERRYVALTDILGAEDAFGDMDFKVAGTGMFVTALQLDTKLDGIPSEVLAGALTQAREARLTILDVMAEAIDEPDELSPFAPRIIAIKVPVDKIGEVIGPKGKMINSITEETGASVSIEDDGTVYIGATDGESAQAAIDKINAIANPQLPKVGERFLGTVVKTAPFGAFLSLLPGRDGLVHISKLGQGKRVGKVEDVVNVGDKMQVEIADIDNRGKISLVPVGDESAAAETVADAEGDDN; from the coding sequence ATGCCAGAGATCAAGGCCGTCGAGGTCGAAGACGGTGTCTTCGAGACCGTCGCGACCATCGACAACGGCGACTTCGGTCGCCGCGAGGTGCGATTCGAGACCGGACGGTTGGCCAAGCAGGCCGCCGGCGCGGTGGTCGCGTACCTCGACGACGACACCATGATGCTGTCCGCCACCACGGCGGGCAAACACCCCAAGGAGCACTTCGACTTCTTCCCCCTGACGGTGGATGTCGAGGAGCGGATGTACGCCGCCGGTCGTATCCCCGGATCGTTCTTCCGCCGCGAGGGCCGGCCGAGCACCGACGCCATCCTCACCTGCCGCCTCATCGACCGGCCGTTGCGTCCCACCTTCGCGGACGGGGTCCGCAACGAGGTCCAGGTCGTCGTGACCATCATGAGCCTGGACCCCAAGGACCTCTACGACGTCGTGGCGATCAACGCCGCGTCCGCCTCGACGCAGCTGTCCGGCCTCCCGTTCTCGGGCCCGGTCGGCGGCGTGCGGATCGCGCTCATCCCGACCGCTGCCCGCCCGGAGGGCCAGTGGGTCGCGTTCCCGACCGTCGAGCAGCTCTCCGAGGCCGTCTTCGACATGGTCGTGGCGGGTCGCGTCACCGGTTCGGGTGACACCGCGGACGTCGCCATCATGATGGTCGAGGCCGAGGCCACCGACAACGTCATCGAGAAGATCGCCGGAGGCGCGCAGGCGCCCACCGAGGACGTCGTGGCGCAGGGACTGGAGGCGGCCAAGCCGTTCATCTCGGAGCTGTGCGCCGCGCAGCAGGCGCTGGCCACCGCCGCGCCGTCCGAGGCCCGCGAGTTCACGCTCTTCCCGCCGTACCAGGAGGACGCGTTCACCGCCGTGTCCGAGGTCGCGGAGAAGAAGCTCGGCGAGATCATGTCCATCGCCGACAAGCAGGAGCGCGACGGGGCGACCGACCAGCTCAAGGCCGAGGTCCTCGACTCACTCTCGGAGCGGTTCGAGGGACGCGTCGGAGAGCTCGGTGCCGCGTTCAAGTCGCTCACCAAGAAGATCGTCCGTCAGCGGATCCTCACGGACCACTTCCGTATCGACGGCCGCGGCATCCGGGACATCCGCGCGTTGTCCGCCGAGGTCGAGGTCATCCCGCGGGCCCACGGTTCGGCCCTGTTCGAGCGGGGAGAGACCCAGATCCTCGGCGTCACCACGCTCGACATGGTCAAGATGGCCCAGCAGATCGACTCGCTCGGTCCGGAGACCAGCAAGCGCTACATGCACCACTACAACTTCCCGCCGTACTCCACCGGTGAGACCGGCCGCGTGGGGTCGCCCAAGCGTCGCGAGATCGGTCACGGAGCGCTCGCCGAGCGTGCGCTCATGCCGGTGCTCCCCAGCGTCGAGGAGTTCCCGTACGCCATCCGCCAGGTCTCCGAGGCGCTCAGCTCCAACGGCTCCACCTCGATGGGTTCCGTCTGCGCCTCGACCCTGTCCCTGCTGAACGCGGGTGTCCCGCTCAGGGCACCGGTGGCGGGTATCGCGATGGGCCTGGTCTCGGACGAGATCAAGAACGAGGCCGGGGAGTCGGAACGTCGCTACGTCGCCCTGACCGACATTCTCGGTGCCGAGGACGCGTTCGGCGACATGGACTTCAAGGTCGCCGGTACGGGAATGTTCGTCACCGCGCTCCAGCTCGACACCAAGCTGGACGGCATCCCGTCCGAGGTGCTGGCCGGCGCGCTCACCCAGGCCCGTGAGGCCCGTCTGACGATCCTCGACGTGATGGCCGAGGCCATCGACGAGCCGGACGAGCTGAGCCCGTTCGCCCCGCGCATCATCGCGATCAAGGTGCCGGTCGACAAGATCGGTGAGGTGATCGGGCCCAAGGGCAAGATGATCAACTCGATCACCGAGGAGACCGGCGCGAGCGTCTCGATCGAGGACGACGGCACCGTGTACATCGGTGCCACCGACGGCGAGTCCGCGCAGGCGGCAATCGACAAGATCAACGCGATCGCAAACCCGCAGTTGCCCAAGGTCGGCGAGCGCTTCCTCGGCACGGTCGTCAAGACCGCTCCGTTCGGCGCGTTCCTGTCGCTGCTGCCCGGCCGCGACGGCCTGGTCCACATCTCGAAGCTGGGCCAGGGCAAGCGGGTCGGCAAGGTCGAGGACGTCGTCAACGTGGGCGACAAGATGCAGGTCGAGATCGCGGACATCGACAACCGCGGCAAGATCAGCCTCGTCCCCGTCGGCGACGAGTCGGCCGCAGCGGAGACTGTCGCCGACGCCGAGGGCGACGACAACTGA
- the rpsO gene encoding 30S ribosomal protein S15: MAMTTEEKKAVLAEYGIHETDTGSPEAQVALLTKRISQLTEHLKSHQHDHHSRRGLLLMVGRRRRLLKYIAKVDIARYRSLIERLGLRR, from the coding sequence ATGGCGATGACCACCGAAGAGAAGAAGGCCGTACTGGCCGAGTACGGGATCCACGAGACCGACACCGGTTCGCCCGAAGCCCAGGTCGCGCTGCTCACTAAGCGGATCAGCCAGCTGACCGAGCACCTCAAGAGCCACCAGCACGACCACCACTCGCGTCGCGGCCTGCTCCTGATGGTCGGCCGTCGTCGTCGTCTCCTCAAGTACATCGCCAAGGTCGACATCGCGCGCTACCGCTCGCTGATCGAGCGCCTCGGCCTGCGTCGCTGA
- a CDS encoding bifunctional riboflavin kinase/FAD synthetase: MQLWRTFDEIVIPDGGTSVALGVFDGLHRGHRGLVDHAVGTGRELGASPVLVTFDPHPVEVVRPGTHPLVLTPLERRAELAGELGVDAVFALPFDTGMASWEPDEFIDRVLVRGLRSRSVTVGSNFSFGRRAAGTPETMRELCSERGIDVRVMDLLESGGEPVSSSRIRRLLSESDVAGAASILGRPHRVSGLVVHGAGRGGRDLGYPTANLDLAEYTAVPVDGVYAGWFTLLDDHEVDGSILPGRRYPAAISVGTNPTFGDAARSVEAFVLDESADLYGRVAAVDFVDHVRDMEKFSSVDELLVAMDRDVARTRAVLEVDAERH; the protein is encoded by the coding sequence GTGCAGCTGTGGCGGACGTTCGACGAGATCGTGATCCCCGACGGCGGGACCTCCGTCGCACTCGGGGTGTTCGACGGTCTCCATCGAGGTCACCGGGGACTGGTGGACCACGCGGTGGGTACCGGACGTGAGTTGGGGGCCAGCCCTGTCCTGGTGACGTTCGACCCACACCCCGTGGAGGTGGTCAGGCCCGGTACCCACCCCCTCGTGTTGACCCCGCTGGAGCGACGTGCGGAACTGGCCGGCGAGCTGGGCGTGGACGCGGTGTTCGCCCTGCCCTTCGACACCGGGATGGCCTCGTGGGAACCCGACGAGTTCATCGACCGAGTCCTGGTCCGGGGGCTGCGGAGTCGCTCCGTCACCGTGGGGAGCAACTTCTCGTTCGGCCGACGTGCCGCGGGCACGCCGGAGACGATGCGCGAACTGTGTTCCGAGCGGGGGATCGACGTCCGGGTGATGGACCTGCTGGAATCCGGGGGAGAGCCCGTCTCCTCGTCCCGGATCCGGCGCCTGCTCTCGGAGTCCGATGTCGCCGGCGCGGCATCGATCCTCGGCCGTCCCCACCGTGTGTCCGGGCTCGTCGTGCACGGGGCCGGACGCGGTGGGCGCGACCTGGGGTACCCGACGGCCAACCTGGACCTGGCGGAATACACGGCCGTCCCCGTCGACGGCGTCTACGCGGGGTGGTTCACCCTCCTCGACGATCACGAGGTCGACGGGTCGATCCTGCCCGGCCGGCGCTACCCGGCGGCGATCTCCGTGGGCACCAATCCCACCTTCGGGGACGCGGCGCGCAGTGTCGAGGCGTTCGTGCTGGACGAGTCCGCGGACCTCTACGGACGGGTGGCGGCGGTCGACTTCGTCGACCACGTCCGCGACATGGAGAAGTTCTCCTCCGTCGACGAACTGCTGGTGGCGATGGACCGCGACGTGGCCAGGACCAGGGCCGTGCTCGAGGTGGACGCCGAGCGCCACTGA
- the truB gene encoding tRNA pseudouridine(55) synthase TruB gives MTQRRPDPRPAPAPGLVVVDKPGGMTSHDVVGRLRRYFGTRKVGHAGTLDPMATGVLVVGIERATKLLGLLALETKSYEATIRLGESTTTDDAEGETTARVDASAVTDQAIDAGVAGLTGEIEQVPSSVSAIKVDGRRAYDRVRAGEDVRLDARGVTVSRFEVLERTRSGEVVDLVVVVDCSTGTYIRALARDLGATLGVGGHLTALRRTGVGPFGLDVARTLGELEEDPRLSLDLDAAALTAFPRRDVDADEAEGLRHGRWLEARGDDGVVAAVGPDGRVEALVSESGQRAAPVVVMRPAGL, from the coding sequence GTGACTCAGCGCAGACCAGACCCCCGACCCGCTCCCGCCCCCGGACTCGTGGTGGTCGACAAACCCGGCGGCATGACCAGTCACGACGTCGTCGGGCGGCTGCGCCGGTACTTCGGCACCCGCAAGGTGGGACACGCCGGCACGCTCGACCCGATGGCGACCGGTGTCCTGGTGGTGGGGATAGAGAGGGCCACCAAGCTCCTGGGACTGCTCGCGCTGGAGACCAAGTCCTACGAGGCCACCATCCGGCTCGGCGAATCCACCACCACCGACGACGCGGAGGGTGAGACCACCGCGCGGGTCGACGCCTCCGCGGTGACCGATCAGGCGATCGACGCCGGGGTCGCGGGACTGACCGGGGAGATCGAGCAGGTCCCGTCCTCGGTGAGTGCGATCAAGGTGGACGGCCGCCGGGCCTATGACAGGGTGCGGGCCGGGGAGGACGTGCGGCTCGACGCGCGGGGGGTGACCGTGTCGCGGTTCGAGGTCCTGGAGCGCACACGTTCCGGAGAGGTGGTGGACCTCGTCGTCGTCGTCGACTGTTCGACCGGCACCTACATCCGCGCGCTCGCCCGCGACCTCGGTGCCACGCTCGGCGTGGGGGGTCATCTCACCGCGCTGCGTCGCACGGGCGTCGGCCCGTTCGGGTTGGACGTCGCCCGGACCCTCGGGGAGCTCGAGGAGGATCCGCGTCTGTCCCTGGACCTCGACGCCGCCGCGTTGACCGCCTTCCCCCGTCGGGACGTCGACGCCGACGAGGCGGAGGGGTTGCGACACGGACGGTGGCTCGAGGCCCGCGGCGACGACGGGGTGGTCGCCGCCGTGGGACCGGACGGACGGGTGGAGGCTCTGGTCTCCGAGTCCGGACAGCGCGCGGCTCCGGTCGTGGTCATGCGACCGGCGGGCCTGTGA
- a CDS encoding 4'-phosphopantetheinyl transferase family protein has translation MIRGVLPDDVVAVTFDELGMSDAAALAAMYPVEVEQIGRAVESRRIEFAAARACAREAMSRLGVPAGPITRGGRGMPVWPPGVVGTLTHTGGLRAAALAPVDRVRSLGLDVEPHGPLSEGVLEAVSLPEEAAWVRAARGEDSAVHWDRLLFTAKEATYKAWYPLTRRWLGFADAHITLTPTDVDGATVSGVLISRILVDPRAVDGGPDLVEFRGRWAVRDGYVASAIVLRPAGGG, from the coding sequence GTGATCAGGGGTGTCCTGCCCGACGATGTGGTGGCCGTGACGTTCGACGAACTCGGCATGTCCGACGCGGCGGCGCTGGCCGCGATGTACCCGGTCGAGGTCGAGCAGATCGGCCGGGCGGTCGAGAGCAGAAGGATCGAGTTCGCCGCGGCCCGTGCCTGCGCACGCGAGGCGATGAGCCGACTCGGCGTGCCCGCGGGGCCGATCACCCGGGGTGGCAGGGGGATGCCGGTGTGGCCCCCGGGGGTGGTGGGCACGCTCACGCACACCGGTGGTCTGCGGGCCGCAGCCCTGGCACCGGTCGACCGGGTGCGTTCCCTCGGCCTGGACGTCGAACCGCACGGGCCCCTGTCGGAGGGGGTGCTCGAGGCGGTCTCCCTACCCGAGGAGGCGGCGTGGGTGCGCGCGGCCCGCGGGGAGGACAGTGCGGTCCACTGGGACCGGCTGCTGTTCACGGCCAAGGAGGCGACCTACAAGGCGTGGTATCCGCTCACGCGGAGATGGCTGGGTTTCGCCGACGCCCACATCACCCTCACACCCACGGACGTCGACGGCGCGACCGTCTCGGGCGTGTTGATCTCGCGGATCCTCGTCGACCCGCGGGCGGTTGACGGCGGGCCCGACCTGGTGGAGTTCCGCGGCCGGTGGGCGGTGCGGGACGGCTACGTGGCCTCGGCGATCGTGCTCCGGCCGGCCGGTGGGGGATAG
- a CDS encoding metallophosphoesterase family protein encodes MTAHPSLRAVSDLHVGHRGNADVIDDIRPAHPGDWLIVAGDVAEKTDHVIGALGRLADRFERVLWVPGNHELWIASDDEGITSTTKYDRLVDACRAIGVDTPEDPYPLWTGPGGPAWVVPMFLLYDYSWTRSPGQSRAAALAGARERRVVASDEFLIDPAPYPDAAAWCSDRLVATTTRLAALDPRHPTVLVNHWPLLRAPTEVLRHPDFALWCGTDQTADWHRRYRAAACVYGHLHIPRTTVHDSVRFDEVSLGYPREWAARGRPDPLARQILPAPDHRQVRWIRGGDGLPRIARPDDDGPDLEEER; translated from the coding sequence ATGACGGCCCACCCGAGTCTGCGTGCGGTGTCCGACCTCCATGTCGGTCACCGGGGCAACGCGGACGTCATCGACGACATCCGGCCCGCCCATCCGGGCGACTGGCTGATCGTGGCCGGAGACGTCGCCGAGAAGACCGATCACGTGATCGGCGCGCTGGGACGTCTGGCGGACCGGTTCGAACGGGTGCTCTGGGTACCCGGCAACCACGAGTTGTGGATCGCCTCCGACGACGAGGGGATCACCTCCACCACAAAGTACGACCGTCTGGTGGACGCCTGCCGCGCGATCGGGGTGGACACCCCCGAGGACCCGTACCCGCTCTGGACCGGTCCCGGAGGGCCGGCGTGGGTGGTGCCGATGTTCCTGCTCTACGACTACTCGTGGACCCGTTCGCCGGGCCAGTCCCGGGCGGCGGCACTGGCGGGGGCGCGGGAGCGACGGGTGGTGGCGTCCGACGAGTTCCTCATCGATCCCGCCCCGTACCCGGACGCGGCCGCGTGGTGTTCTGATCGCCTGGTGGCCACCACCACCAGGCTGGCGGCCCTGGATCCGCGCCACCCGACGGTGTTGGTGAACCACTGGCCCCTGCTGCGCGCTCCCACGGAGGTCCTGCGACATCCTGATTTCGCGCTGTGGTGCGGCACCGATCAGACCGCGGACTGGCACCGCCGCTATCGCGCCGCGGCATGCGTCTACGGGCACCTGCACATCCCGCGCACCACCGTCCACGACTCGGTCCGGTTCGACGAGGTCTCGCTGGGCTACCCGCGCGAGTGGGCGGCCCGCGGCCGACCCGATCCGCTCGCCCGTCAGATCCTCCCCGCCCCCGACCACCGTCAGGTGCGGTGGATCCGGGGTGGGGACGGGCTGCCGAGGATCGCCCGGCCCGATGACGACGGGCCCGACCTGGAGGAGGAACGGTGA